A genomic segment from Gilvibacter sp. SZ-19 encodes:
- a CDS encoding bestrophin family protein: protein MYTGRIYRFKDMARWTRFESLFFIAFITAWVAAYYFLDVEWLMIPWTPMALIGTAVAFVIGFQNNAVYGRIWEARKIWGGIVNTSRTFGMFVQDMVTNEYASEPKSEAQLKEAQKVLTYRHIAWMTALRYAMRQLKSWETTSQHKTNTEWGITTPEAKMSLEEALKPYLNAEDLKYVLSKGNKQTALLYLQSHHLRMLKEQGCLWEFSFLQLESVLEELFTLQGKSERIKNFPDPRQYATLNHYFMWLLLLLLPMALVPQFIEIGAGIAETRPVLGSAFIWLSIPIYVAVAWIFHTMERIGRTGENPFEGTANDVPISAIARGIEIDLRENLGEAANEIPEPFPVEYGVQF from the coding sequence ATGTATACCGGAAGAATTTATCGTTTTAAGGATATGGCGCGTTGGACGCGCTTTGAATCCCTGTTTTTTATTGCTTTTATCACTGCTTGGGTAGCCGCTTATTACTTTTTAGATGTAGAGTGGCTTATGATCCCTTGGACACCCATGGCCTTGATCGGTACTGCGGTTGCCTTTGTGATCGGTTTTCAGAACAATGCTGTTTACGGCCGTATTTGGGAAGCCAGAAAGATCTGGGGTGGAATAGTAAATACTTCAAGGACCTTTGGGATGTTCGTTCAAGACATGGTCACCAACGAGTATGCCAGCGAGCCTAAATCCGAAGCACAACTTAAAGAAGCCCAAAAAGTGCTGACCTATCGCCATATCGCTTGGATGACGGCTTTGCGCTATGCCATGCGTCAATTAAAGAGCTGGGAAACAACCTCTCAGCATAAAACCAATACCGAATGGGGTATTACCACACCAGAGGCTAAGATGTCCTTAGAAGAGGCCTTAAAGCCTTATCTAAATGCCGAAGATCTTAAGTATGTGCTCAGCAAAGGAAATAAGCAGACTGCGCTACTTTATTTACAGTCGCATCATTTGCGAATGCTCAAAGAACAAGGCTGTTTGTGGGAGTTCTCCTTTTTGCAGTTGGAGTCGGTATTGGAGGAACTTTTTACGCTGCAAGGTAAATCAGAGCGCATTAAGAATTTCCCTGATCCAAGGCAGTACGCCACATTGAATCATTATTTTATGTGGTTGTTGCTCTTATTGCTGCCGATGGCCTTAGTGCCTCAATTCATAGAGATCGGTGCCGGGATCGCGGAAACACGTCCGGTTTTAGGCTCGGCCTTTATATGGCTGAGCATACCCATTTATGTGGCTGTAGCTTGGATCTTCCATACCATGGAACGTATTGGGCGTACGGGAGAGAACCCATTTGAAGGGACAGCCAATGATGTGCCTATATCTGCGATTGCGCGGGGTATTGAAATAGACCTTCGAGAGAATCTCGGAGAAGCTGCCAATGAAATCCCGGAGCCGTTTCCAGTGGAATATGGCGTACAATTTTAG
- a CDS encoding PD40 domain-containing protein: MKYSFFLFGLIVICFGCDQEVSTTYPQYSKTVLTEPQLFAPGVISTELNEFELGLSPDGYTAYFSRRKEGEKQQVFVSQFDGDRWSEAVLADFSTDRDETVCITPDGSTLYFGSERPIPGRPNLGGFDMNVWQLTKDENGKWTDPQPLSAPINEVQIEGENWPSSNNNFFFTNNGEQFYYTTMKRGDHAIRLYTTTKTAQGFSAPERIDGFFENDSTWVYSAVLSPDDKYLVFNSYGAPGGAGGEDLYVAKRTESGWTKAKALEMLNTKNEETSPRFSRDGKYFFFTSAENLGNYEYGPWNIYFMDTSALQLDSMFE, translated from the coding sequence ATGAAATATTCCTTCTTTTTATTTGGTCTGATTGTGATTTGCTTCGGATGTGATCAAGAAGTCTCAACAACCTATCCACAATATTCCAAAACTGTCTTAACGGAGCCCCAATTATTCGCGCCAGGGGTTATTTCTACGGAGCTAAATGAGTTTGAGCTCGGCTTAAGTCCAGACGGTTATACGGCCTATTTTTCTCGGAGAAAGGAAGGCGAAAAGCAACAAGTATTTGTCAGTCAATTTGATGGAGACCGATGGAGTGAGGCGGTATTGGCGGATTTTTCAACCGATAGAGATGAAACGGTTTGTATCACTCCGGACGGTTCAACCCTTTACTTCGGATCCGAACGACCTATACCCGGCCGGCCTAATTTAGGCGGATTCGATATGAATGTCTGGCAGCTCACAAAAGACGAAAACGGGAAGTGGACTGATCCGCAGCCCTTATCAGCACCGATAAATGAAGTCCAGATCGAAGGTGAGAACTGGCCATCTTCTAATAATAATTTCTTCTTTACTAATAATGGCGAACAGTTCTACTATACAACCATGAAGCGCGGTGATCATGCAATTAGACTCTACACAACCACCAAAACAGCACAAGGTTTTTCAGCCCCAGAGCGTATAGACGGTTTCTTTGAAAACGATAGTACCTGGGTCTATTCGGCTGTTTTAAGCCCTGATGATAAATATTTGGTGTTCAATTCCTACGGGGCCCCCGGAGGAGCAGGCGGTGAGGATCTGTACGTTGCCAAAAGAACCGAATCTGGCTGGACCAAAGCCAAGGCATTAGAAATGTTAAACACCAAGAACGAAGAGACGAGTCCGCGTTTTTCTCGAGACGGGAAGTACTTTTTCTTTACAAGCGCCGAGAATTTAGGTAATTACGAGTACGGACCGTGGAATATCTATTTTATGGATACTTCTGCCTTACAATTGGACAGTATGTTTGAATAA
- the rpsA gene encoding 30S ribosomal protein S1: MAQKAKEEAVVAEATEAKKAPEAPAVSPAQENPEKFLKEFDWHNYEEGIDPIADSKLEEFEKLVEENFVDTLDDEVVEGEVIHMTERDAIIDINAKSEGVISLNEFRYNPDLKVGDKVEVLIDVREDSTGQLILSHRKARTIKAWDRVNEAHDEGSIVNGYVKCRTKGGMIVDVFGIEAFLPGSQIDVKPIRDYDMYVGKTMEFKVVKINHEFKNVVVSHKALIEADIEEQKKEIISQLEKGQVLEGVVKNITSYGVFVDLGGVDGLVHITDLSWSRINHPSEIVELDQKLNVVILDFDENKTRIQLGLKQLSAHPWDALGEEVKIGDKVKGKVVVIADYGAFIEVAEGVEGLIHVSEMSWSTHLRSAQDFVNVGDEIEAVILTLDREERKMSLGIKQLTPDPWTDITTKYPVGSKHEGIVRNFTNFGVFVELEEGIDGLIYISDLSWTKKVKHPSEFTNVGDTLEVVVLELDVEGRKLSLGHKQTTENPWDKYEDEFGVGTKHTTAITEIVDKGATITFNEDIVAFVPQRHMEKEDGSKLKKGEEAEFQIIEFSKDFKRVVASHMVIHREEEAKNVRAAQKKQTEQVEKPTLGDANAKLQELKDKMDGKK, encoded by the coding sequence ATGGCTCAAAAAGCTAAAGAAGAAGCGGTAGTAGCAGAAGCTACTGAAGCTAAAAAAGCCCCTGAGGCTCCAGCGGTATCTCCAGCTCAGGAGAACCCTGAAAAATTCCTAAAAGAATTCGACTGGCATAACTACGAAGAGGGTATCGACCCTATCGCAGATTCTAAACTCGAAGAGTTTGAGAAGCTAGTAGAAGAGAATTTTGTTGACACCTTAGATGATGAGGTTGTAGAAGGTGAGGTTATCCACATGACCGAGCGTGACGCGATCATCGACATCAACGCTAAAAGTGAAGGTGTTATCTCTCTAAACGAGTTCCGTTACAATCCGGATCTTAAAGTAGGAGACAAAGTAGAAGTATTGATCGATGTGCGCGAAGACAGCACAGGACAATTGATCCTGTCTCACCGTAAGGCGCGTACTATCAAAGCTTGGGATCGTGTAAACGAAGCTCATGACGAAGGTAGTATCGTTAACGGTTACGTAAAGTGTCGTACTAAAGGAGGTATGATCGTAGATGTATTTGGGATCGAGGCGTTCTTGCCAGGTTCTCAGATCGACGTGAAGCCAATCCGTGATTACGATATGTACGTAGGAAAAACTATGGAATTCAAAGTGGTTAAGATCAACCACGAATTCAAAAACGTAGTTGTTTCTCACAAAGCGCTTATCGAAGCAGATATCGAAGAGCAGAAGAAAGAGATCATTTCTCAGTTGGAGAAAGGTCAAGTATTGGAAGGTGTTGTAAAGAACATCACATCTTACGGTGTATTCGTAGACCTTGGAGGTGTGGACGGACTAGTACACATTACCGACTTGTCTTGGTCTCGTATCAACCACCCAAGCGAGATCGTAGAATTAGATCAGAAGCTGAACGTGGTAATCTTAGACTTCGACGAAAACAAAACAAGAATCCAACTTGGATTGAAGCAGCTTAGCGCACACCCATGGGATGCACTAGGTGAAGAAGTGAAGATCGGTGACAAAGTAAAAGGTAAAGTTGTTGTGATCGCGGATTACGGTGCCTTTATCGAGGTTGCTGAAGGTGTTGAAGGTTTGATCCACGTTTCTGAAATGAGCTGGTCTACACACTTGAGAAGTGCGCAAGACTTTGTAAACGTTGGAGACGAGATCGAAGCAGTTATCTTAACACTAGATCGCGAAGAGCGTAAAATGAGTTTAGGGATCAAGCAATTGACTCCAGACCCATGGACCGATATCACTACTAAGTATCCTGTAGGATCTAAGCACGAAGGAATCGTTCGTAACTTCACTAACTTCGGTGTATTCGTGGAGTTAGAAGAAGGAATCGACGGATTGATCTATATCTCAGACCTTTCTTGGACTAAGAAAGTGAAGCACCCAAGCGAATTTACTAATGTAGGTGACACGCTAGAGGTTGTTGTTTTGGAGTTGGATGTAGAAGGACGCAAGCTTAGCCTTGGTCACAAGCAGACTACAGAGAACCCTTGGGACAAATACGAAGATGAGTTTGGTGTAGGTACAAAACACACCACTGCCATCACTGAGATCGTAGACAAAGGAGCTACTATTACTTTTAACGAAGACATCGTAGCCTTTGTTCCTCAACGTCATATGGAGAAGGAAGACGGCAGCAAGCTTAAGAAAGGCGAGGAAGCTGAATTCCAGATCATTGAGTTTAGTAAAGACTTCAAGCGTGTAGTTGCCTCTCACATGGTAATTCACCGCGAAGAAGAAGCCAAGAACGTTCGCGCTGCTCAAAAGAAGCAGACCGAGCAGGTTGAAAAGCCAACCCTTGGTGATGCTAACGCTAAGCTTCAAGAGTTGAAAGACAAGATGGACGGGAAGAAATAA
- a CDS encoding DUF1059 domain-containing protein yields the protein MKTMTCRELGGACDKTFQAATFEEMVALSKAHGMEMFQKGDRAHLEAMQAVKAMMSEPGAMERYFKEKQKLFDALPDSN from the coding sequence ATGAAAACAATGACTTGCCGTGAGCTAGGCGGGGCCTGTGATAAAACATTTCAGGCCGCAACTTTTGAAGAGATGGTCGCCTTGAGCAAAGCACATGGCATGGAAATGTTTCAAAAGGGAGATCGAGCCCATTTAGAGGCGATGCAGGCGGTAAAAGCAATGATGTCTGAACCAGGCGCAATGGAGCGTTATTTTAAAGAGAAGCAAAAACTATTCGATGCCCTACCAGACTCAAATTAG
- the pyrR gene encoding bifunctional pyr operon transcriptional regulator/uracil phosphoribosyltransferase PyrR, with product MSQKVLLNQTEVHITLHRLACQLLENHLDFSNAVLIGLQPRGVFLADRLAQILKDDYGIKDLKLGYLDITFYRDDFRRGDKPLAANATNIEFIVEDKNVVIIDDVLYTGRSIRAALTAIQAFGRPKNIELLCLIDRRFSRHLPIQPNYRGRQVDAINNEKVKVCWQENEGEDAVYLINK from the coding sequence ATGAGTCAAAAAGTCCTGCTTAACCAAACCGAAGTGCACATTACTTTGCACCGTTTGGCCTGTCAGTTGCTCGAAAATCACTTGGACTTCTCCAACGCAGTTTTAATTGGTCTACAACCCAGAGGAGTGTTTTTAGCAGATCGCTTGGCACAGATCCTCAAGGACGATTACGGGATCAAAGATCTGAAGTTGGGCTATCTGGACATTACCTTTTACAGAGATGATTTTAGACGCGGCGACAAGCCTTTGGCGGCCAACGCCACGAATATTGAGTTCATTGTGGAGGATAAGAATGTTGTGATCATCGACGATGTGTTGTACACCGGACGAAGCATACGTGCAGCCTTGACGGCCATCCAGGCTTTTGGACGACCAAAGAATATCGAATTGCTCTGCCTGATAGACCGCAGGTTTAGTAGACATTTGCCTATTCAACCGAATTATCGCGGCAGACAAGTAGATGCCATCAACAATGAAAAGGTAAAAGTTTGTTGGCAAGAGAATGAAGGCGAAGACGCCGTGTATCTAATTAATAAGTAA
- a CDS encoding aspartate carbamoyltransferase catalytic subunit, giving the protein MSSLSVDHLLGIKYISAEDIQLIFETADQFKEVINRPIKKVPSLRDITIANLFFENSTRTRLSFELAEKRLSADVINFSAASSSVKKGETLIDTVNNILSMKVDMVVMRHPNPGAGLFLSKHVKASIVNAGDGAHEHPTQALLDCFSIRERLGDVAGKKVVIVGDILHSRVALSNIFALQKLGASVKVCGPKTLIPKHIDKLGVEVELNLEKALQWCDVANMLRVQNERMDSSYFPSTREYSLQYGLTKAHLEKLDKEIVVMHPGPINRGVEITSDVADSEQAIILDQVENGVAVRMAVIYLLASKINRDDR; this is encoded by the coding sequence ATGAGTAGTTTAAGTGTCGATCACTTATTGGGAATCAAATACATCTCGGCAGAAGATATTCAGCTGATTTTTGAAACCGCCGATCAGTTCAAGGAAGTGATCAATAGGCCGATAAAGAAAGTACCTTCTCTAAGAGATATTACCATTGCTAATCTGTTTTTTGAGAACTCGACCAGAACAAGGCTTTCGTTCGAATTGGCAGAAAAGCGACTCTCTGCAGATGTGATCAATTTCTCTGCAGCGTCCTCATCTGTAAAGAAGGGAGAGACCTTAATAGATACTGTGAACAATATCTTGTCCATGAAGGTAGATATGGTCGTGATGCGACACCCAAATCCGGGTGCCGGACTCTTTTTGTCCAAGCATGTAAAGGCCAGTATAGTCAATGCAGGGGATGGTGCTCACGAGCATCCTACCCAAGCCCTTTTGGACTGTTTCTCAATTCGGGAACGCTTGGGAGATGTGGCTGGAAAAAAGGTAGTGATCGTTGGAGATATCTTGCATTCACGGGTTGCTTTGTCCAATATTTTTGCCCTACAAAAGCTTGGAGCATCAGTTAAAGTATGTGGCCCTAAAACTCTTATTCCTAAACATATAGATAAATTAGGGGTAGAGGTAGAATTGAACTTGGAAAAAGCGCTTCAATGGTGTGACGTAGCCAATATGTTACGGGTACAGAACGAGCGTATGGATAGCTCTTATTTCCCATCTACACGAGAATACAGTTTACAATACGGGCTCACCAAGGCACATTTGGAAAAGTTAGATAAGGAGATCGTGGTCATGCATCCTGGGCCTATAAATCGAGGGGTGGAGATCACCAGTGATGTTGCAGATTCTGAGCAGGCAATTATCTTGGACCAAGTGGAAAATGGTGTAGCTGTGCGTATGGCTGTTATTTATCTTCTTGCCTCTAAAATCAATCGTGATGACCGTTAA
- the cmk gene encoding (d)CMP kinase produces MRKITIAIDGYSSTGKSTVAKQLADYLGYVYVDTGAMYRAITLYAIRAGIITAEALDKDRLIAALPEIIVAFHYDSDSGTSQVLLNGERVGSAIRTLEVSEHVSPVAAIPEVRKKLVAIQHRMGQEGGIVMDGRDIGTVVFPNAELKIFMTADAAERAKRRYLELKARGDDITYDEVYENVTERDRIDTTRADSPLVKAADAIEIDNTETNLEDQFHTILQLAKDRIAGRV; encoded by the coding sequence ATGCGCAAAATTACTATAGCCATAGACGGCTATTCTTCTACCGGAAAATCTACAGTAGCCAAGCAGTTGGCCGATTACCTGGGTTATGTTTACGTGGACACCGGAGCCATGTATAGAGCAATTACCTTATATGCTATTCGCGCAGGAATAATCACTGCGGAGGCATTAGATAAAGACCGCCTAATTGCGGCTTTACCAGAGATCATTGTTGCCTTTCATTACGATTCAGATTCCGGAACTTCTCAGGTTTTGCTTAACGGCGAAAGAGTAGGGAGCGCCATTCGCACCCTAGAGGTCTCTGAACACGTAAGCCCCGTTGCAGCCATACCAGAGGTACGCAAAAAATTAGTGGCTATACAGCATCGAATGGGCCAAGAAGGCGGCATTGTTATGGACGGTCGCGATATCGGGACGGTTGTTTTCCCCAATGCCGAGCTAAAGATATTTATGACTGCGGATGCTGCGGAGCGCGCTAAACGCCGATACCTTGAACTTAAAGCCCGTGGTGATGACATTACTTACGATGAGGTCTACGAGAACGTCACCGAGCGGGACCGTATAGACACCACAAGAGCCGATTCGCCTCTGGTCAAAGCAGCAGACGCCATTGAGATCGACAATACAGAAACCAACCTAGAAGATCAGTTCCACACTATTTTACAATTGGCCAAAGACCGAATTGCGGGAAGGGTATAA
- a CDS encoding amidohydrolase → MRVLFTFAICLIFAGNSVAQQGLSENKQAIMASVAKHQKKLIEISDAIWANAELAFQETKSSKILADYAEANGFKVEKNIGGMPTAFVATYGSGEPVISILGEFDALPGISQKAQPTKEPLEAGAGGHGCGHNMFGTASLGAAIAIKELMEAGKISGTVKFMGTPAEEKFFGKLWMIEAGAWDGVDVNISWHPSANTEADVQSSLALVDFMVEFYGQAAHAAADPWNGRSASDALELYTQGINYYREHVKPTVRMHYHIQDGGQVVNVVPDYSRLWVRVRNSDRAGMMPVYEQVMKMAEGAAIMANVEYKVSLISGIHEVLVNRTGGAIMQKNLELLGPIEYTQEEIAFGKKIQEMTGKPQVGMDSKISPLLETRENPGGGSTDVGDVSWNVANINLGVTVAPKGTPWHSWAVVACGGMSIGHKGMLQATRAMAMTMVDLFEDPEKVEAVKAEFVERKGDYEYKALIPDGPPPIGQN, encoded by the coding sequence ATGCGCGTTCTTTTTACCTTCGCCATTTGCCTGATTTTTGCAGGTAATTCAGTAGCTCAGCAAGGCTTGAGCGAAAACAAACAAGCCATTATGGCCTCTGTAGCAAAGCACCAAAAAAAGCTCATTGAGATCTCAGATGCTATTTGGGCTAACGCCGAACTGGCTTTTCAAGAGACAAAATCATCAAAAATCCTAGCGGACTATGCCGAAGCCAATGGCTTTAAGGTAGAAAAGAATATAGGAGGCATGCCAACGGCTTTTGTGGCTACCTACGGTAGTGGAGAACCAGTGATCAGTATTTTAGGCGAATTCGATGCCCTACCAGGTATTTCGCAGAAAGCACAACCCACCAAAGAGCCTTTAGAAGCAGGTGCTGGCGGGCATGGCTGCGGACACAATATGTTTGGTACTGCATCTCTAGGAGCGGCGATCGCTATTAAAGAATTGATGGAAGCCGGAAAGATCTCCGGAACCGTTAAATTCATGGGAACTCCAGCAGAAGAAAAATTCTTCGGAAAACTCTGGATGATAGAAGCCGGCGCCTGGGATGGTGTAGATGTGAATATTAGCTGGCACCCTAGCGCCAACACAGAGGCAGATGTACAGAGCTCTTTAGCCTTGGTAGACTTTATGGTAGAATTCTACGGACAAGCCGCTCACGCCGCTGCCGACCCATGGAACGGACGCTCTGCATCTGATGCCTTGGAACTCTACACCCAAGGGATCAACTACTACAGAGAACATGTAAAACCAACAGTACGCATGCACTACCACATTCAAGATGGCGGGCAAGTAGTAAACGTTGTCCCGGATTATTCTAGACTTTGGGTGCGGGTAAGAAATTCAGACCGAGCGGGTATGATGCCGGTTTACGAGCAGGTGATGAAAATGGCCGAAGGTGCCGCAATTATGGCCAATGTGGAATACAAGGTTTCACTAATATCCGGTATTCACGAAGTTTTGGTGAATCGCACAGGTGGAGCCATTATGCAAAAGAATTTAGAGCTACTTGGCCCTATCGAGTACACCCAAGAAGAAATTGCCTTTGGTAAAAAGATCCAAGAAATGACCGGCAAGCCGCAAGTGGGCATGGACAGCAAGATCAGTCCGCTGCTTGAGACTCGCGAGAATCCAGGAGGTGGCTCTACCGACGTTGGAGACGTAAGCTGGAACGTAGCCAACATCAACTTGGGGGTAACCGTAGCTCCTAAAGGGACTCCTTGGCACAGTTGGGCTGTGGTAGCCTGTGGCGGAATGAGCATTGGGCACAAAGGGATGCTGCAAGCTACTCGCGCAATGGCCATGACCATGGTAGATCTTTTTGAAGATCCGGAAAAAGTGGAAGCAGTTAAAGCAGAATTCGTAGAGCGTAAAGGAGATTACGAGTACAAAGCGCTTATTCCAGACGGACCGCCACCTATTGGGCAGAATTAA
- a CDS encoding Gfo/Idh/MocA family protein, with translation MIRFGIIGLGKIAARFAQDLTLHPKAKLQAVASRNGRKAQQFADTYSAARHYDSYEKLLADPKVDVVYIATPNHLHFTHTMQSLEAGKHVICEKPFALEAAQVRKMINKAKSKQRFLMEALWTRFIPATEKVLELIDEGVLGELQSVRADFGFAASQDPNGRLFNRALGGGSLLDIGIYPVYLSYLLLGKPEAIHAEAKMHYTGVDSNCHIELTYADGKSAILESSFLETTPTEAIIEGTQGGIYMHPRFHHCEKLSLEQGGALKEIEVPCVGLGYYHEIDEVISCLEAGKLESAKMSHKDSLALIELLDAVRSLIGLQY, from the coding sequence ATGATTCGTTTTGGTATCATTGGATTAGGAAAGATCGCGGCTCGCTTTGCCCAAGATCTCACCTTGCATCCCAAAGCCAAATTACAAGCTGTAGCTTCTAGAAATGGACGAAAAGCCCAGCAATTTGCAGATACCTATTCCGCAGCGCGTCATTACGACAGCTACGAGAAATTATTGGCCGATCCCAAGGTCGATGTCGTTTATATAGCCACACCCAACCATTTGCATTTTACGCATACTATGCAGTCTCTGGAAGCGGGAAAGCACGTCATCTGTGAAAAACCCTTTGCCTTAGAGGCAGCACAGGTCCGCAAAATGATCAATAAGGCCAAGTCTAAGCAACGCTTTCTGATGGAAGCCCTTTGGACACGATTCATTCCAGCTACCGAAAAAGTTTTGGAACTGATCGACGAAGGTGTTTTGGGCGAACTTCAGTCTGTACGTGCAGACTTTGGGTTTGCTGCCTCTCAAGATCCCAACGGAAGATTGTTCAATAGAGCGTTGGGAGGCGGTTCATTGCTAGATATTGGGATTTATCCTGTTTATCTGAGTTATCTGTTGTTAGGGAAGCCTGAGGCGATCCATGCGGAGGCTAAAATGCATTATACTGGTGTGGATAGCAATTGCCATATCGAACTTACCTATGCTGATGGGAAATCTGCCATATTGGAATCGAGTTTTTTAGAAACCACGCCAACAGAGGCCATAATAGAAGGAACCCAAGGAGGGATCTATATGCATCCCAGATTCCATCATTGTGAAAAATTGAGCCTAGAGCAGGGAGGAGCTCTAAAAGAAATAGAGGTTCCCTGTGTAGGATTGGGCTATTATCATGAAATCGATGAAGTGATCAGCTGTTTGGAGGCTGGTAAACTAGAATCTGCAAAGATGTCTCACAAAGACAGTCTGGCGCTTATAGAGCTCTTAGACGCTGTGCGCTCCTTGATAGGCCTACAGTATTAA
- the porQ gene encoding type IX secretion system protein PorQ, whose product MSKRIAAFLLILTSAAASAQIGGRYTYQFLNLVNSPRQAALGGKVVTNYDWDPSQALYNPASINPEMDNQFQLNYVNYFDDVNYGTASYAYLWDRRTQVFHAGVTYINYGQFDGFDEAGNPTNSFSGGEVALSAGYARNIPYTDFHVGANVKLISSKLEQYSSFGGALDIAIMYVYEPWDLHIAAVARNIGTQFTPFNEVYEPLPFELIFGISQTLQNIPIRWHFTLENMQVWNIAFENPNRSITDLEGGTVTENINFFDNAIRHMIFGIELFPESGFNIRLGYNVRRAEELRILEQRAFAGLSAGFGIKLNKIRLSYSYSQYSAAANASFFGLNIDLNR is encoded by the coding sequence ATGTCCAAAAGAATTGCTGCCTTTTTACTTATCCTTACTAGTGCTGCCGCGAGCGCTCAGATTGGAGGCCGATATACGTATCAGTTTCTAAATCTGGTAAACTCTCCGCGACAAGCTGCCTTAGGCGGTAAAGTGGTCACCAATTACGACTGGGATCCGTCTCAGGCGCTTTATAATCCGGCATCTATTAATCCGGAGATGGACAATCAGTTCCAGCTCAATTATGTCAACTATTTTGACGACGTAAACTACGGAACGGCCTCTTATGCCTACCTCTGGGACAGACGCACGCAAGTATTTCATGCCGGAGTTACCTACATAAACTACGGGCAATTTGACGGTTTTGACGAGGCGGGTAATCCTACCAATAGTTTTAGTGGAGGAGAAGTGGCTCTTTCTGCGGGTTACGCCAGAAATATACCTTATACGGATTTTCACGTGGGAGCCAATGTCAAGCTTATCTCCTCTAAATTAGAGCAGTACAGCTCCTTTGGAGGCGCCTTGGATATCGCCATCATGTATGTGTATGAGCCCTGGGACCTGCACATCGCAGCCGTGGCTCGGAATATCGGGACGCAGTTCACGCCCTTCAACGAGGTGTACGAGCCCTTGCCTTTTGAGCTCATTTTCGGAATTTCTCAAACCCTACAGAACATTCCCATACGCTGGCATTTTACCTTAGAGAATATGCAGGTCTGGAACATCGCCTTTGAGAATCCCAACAGATCAATTACAGATCTAGAAGGAGGTACGGTGACCGAAAACATTAACTTTTTCGACAATGCGATCCGTCATATGATCTTTGGTATTGAACTGTTTCCAGAGAGCGGTTTCAATATTCGCTTGGGATATAATGTGCGTAGAGCCGAAGAACTTCGTATTTTAGAGCAACGAGCTTTTGCCGGCCTCAGCGCCGGTTTTGGAATAAAACTCAATAAGATCAGACTGAGCTATAGCTATTCGCAGTACAGCGCAGCAGCCAATGCCAGTTTCTTTGGTCTGAACATAGATCTGAATCGCTAA